In one window of Desulfobacterales bacterium DNA:
- a CDS encoding enoyl-CoA hydratase/isomerase family protein, translating to MSELILREEKDGLCTLMLNRPNKLNALNVELFIELMTNIEDIEKRIDTIGCVVLKGNGRCFSAGHDLKDLGAGEKPPSELFQSKTVARLATLPQPVITAVHSHCYTGALELALAGDIILAAESARFADTHGKWALTPVWGMSQRLPRRVGSAKAREMMFTAKTYTAKEALSMGLVNICVPDDRFELEIEALVASILANSWFSNRANKKLLKATDGMALSEGLRYEVEHNEGHGPDAHERMSAFGKKT from the coding sequence ATGTCGGAACTAATATTGCGGGAAGAGAAAGACGGGTTGTGCACATTGATGCTCAACCGGCCAAACAAGCTCAATGCACTCAATGTCGAATTGTTTATTGAACTGATGACAAATATCGAAGACATCGAAAAGAGAATTGATACCATCGGGTGCGTGGTCCTCAAGGGAAACGGCCGGTGTTTTTCAGCCGGTCACGACCTGAAAGATCTCGGGGCCGGAGAAAAGCCGCCGTCCGAGCTTTTTCAGTCGAAAACCGTGGCGCGCCTTGCCACGTTGCCCCAGCCGGTTATTACGGCCGTTCACAGCCACTGCTATACCGGCGCCCTGGAGCTGGCCCTTGCCGGTGATATTATCCTGGCCGCAGAATCCGCTCGGTTTGCGGACACTCACGGAAAATGGGCGCTGACGCCGGTCTGGGGGATGAGTCAACGCCTACCCCGACGGGTTGGATCTGCAAAGGCACGGGAGATGATGTTCACGGCAAAAACTTACACTGCAAAAGAGGCCCTATCCATGGGACTTGTCAACATATGCGTGCCGGATGACCGGTTTGAATTGGAAATCGAGGCCCTGGTAGCTTCCATTCTCGCAAACTCTTGGTTTTCAAACCGGGCCAACAAGAAACTGCTCAAAGCAACCGACGGCATGGCCCTGTCGGAGGGACTTCGCTATGAAGTGGAACATAACGAGGGACACGGCCCGGATGCCCACGAGCGCATGAGCGCATTCGGCAAGAAGACGTAA